The Thermoproteota archaeon genome includes a window with the following:
- a CDS encoding electron transfer flavoprotein subunit beta/FixA family protein, giving the protein MDIAVLVKQSLDVQELRVDQDTGKIYIEDAPTKAGDIELNATEEAVRLKEKLGGKAIAIMLSTWGSSGKRQKEAREALTRVLAMGLDGAVLIMGEGAEKGDTYVIAKALAGEIRDKFRLVLAAEGSEDNFSGLLPARLAAELGWPYVAYATAIEVEGDYVKVTRSLEDFEEVVKVKLPAVISVTQEINKPRVPKLVEIVKAKKKPMDQKDFSPPVEPKLVIRELKVPKVERKQIVIEGDVEEAAEKLIQALKEEGVL; this is encoded by the coding sequence ATGGATATAGCCGTCCTCGTTAAGCAGTCTCTTGACGTTCAGGAGCTCAGAGTAGATCAGGATACCGGAAAAATCTACATAGAGGATGCTCCCACGAAGGCGGGGGATATAGAGCTCAATGCTACGGAGGAGGCCGTCAGACTGAAGGAGAAGCTCGGTGGAAAGGCCATAGCTATAATGCTATCCACTTGGGGCTCCTCGGGGAAGAGACAGAAGGAGGCTAGAGAGGCTCTCACCAGGGTATTGGCCATGGGGCTAGATGGGGCGGTGCTGATCATGGGAGAGGGTGCAGAGAAAGGTGACACATACGTGATAGCCAAGGCCTTAGCTGGGGAGATAAGGGATAAGTTCAGACTGGTCTTGGCAGCTGAGGGTAGTGAGGACAATTTCTCAGGCCTGTTACCGGCCAGGTTAGCTGCCGAGCTCGGCTGGCCTTACGTAGCCTATGCAACCGCCATCGAGGTTGAAGGGGATTACGTGAAAGTAACCCGGAGCTTGGAGGACTTCGAGGAAGTGGTGAAGGTCAAACTTCCAGCCGTGATAAGCGTTACTCAAGAGATAAATAAGCCTAGGGTACCTAAGCTGGTCGAGATAGTCAAGGCCAAGAAGAAGCCCATGGACCAGAAGGACTTCTCCCCTCCTGTTGAGCCCAAACTCGTGATTAGGGAGTTGAAGGTTCCGAAAGTCGAGAGGAAGCAGATAGTGATAGAAGGAGATGTTGAAGAGGCGGCAGAAAAGCTGATTCAGGCCCTGAAGGAGGAGGGTGTCCTGTGA
- a CDS encoding DUF1805 domain-containing protein: MREISLDGIRLVGIEVDLPDSPPLILIRGNRSFAMCGFLNIEAADRAGVSAIMSSGVNSVEDLLESPVKGATSRALEMGAKMGEKVSESLRRMEME, encoded by the coding sequence GTGAGGGAAATCTCCTTAGATGGGATCAGGCTGGTCGGAATAGAGGTGGACCTGCCTGATTCTCCACCTCTCATCTTGATAAGGGGGAATAGGAGCTTCGCCATGTGCGGGTTCCTGAACATAGAGGCCGCGGATAGGGCGGGGGTATCGGCCATCATGTCCAGCGGCGTCAATAGCGTGGAAGATCTCTTGGAGTCCCCAGTTAAAGGAGCTACCTCTAGAGCACTGGAGATGGGTGCAAAGATGGGTGAGAAGGTCTCCGAGTCCCTGAGGAGGATGGAGATGGAGTAG
- a CDS encoding thiolase family protein translates to MGLEDVFIVSIARTPIGKFGGSLKTWPAPKLGAVAIEAAVRRSGLDPSDVDEVIMGNVLQAMVGQNPARQAAILAGIPSTVPGFTVNKVCASGMKAISLAAQSIVFGENKVVVAGGMESMSMAPYTLPSKWRWGVKFAFAGEKLVDIMVHDGLTDPHTGLLMGEEAEETGEKWGITREEADEFAVSSHMKAAEATEKGYFAKEIEPVRKGEEVILDRDEGIRPDTSLEKVARLKPVFRPDGTITAANASQLSDGAAALVLAHRDVVEEKGLKPIARILGFASAGVEPRDFVEAPIPATQKLLRNLNMRVDNFDLYEHNEAFALASLVVARGLNIPLDKLNVFGGAVAIGHPLGDSGARIVVTLINALQIKGGRKGLATICHGGGGGQSIAIELV, encoded by the coding sequence ATGGGTTTGGAGGATGTCTTCATCGTTAGTATCGCTCGAACACCTATAGGCAAGTTTGGTGGGAGTCTGAAGACTTGGCCGGCCCCGAAGCTCGGGGCCGTAGCAATAGAGGCCGCTGTCAGGCGATCGGGCCTCGATCCCAGTGACGTAGATGAAGTGATAATGGGGAACGTCCTCCAAGCGATGGTCGGCCAGAATCCGGCCAGGCAGGCGGCGATACTCGCTGGCATACCGAGCACCGTTCCCGGATTCACGGTCAACAAGGTGTGCGCCTCGGGCATGAAGGCCATATCTCTAGCGGCTCAGAGCATAGTCTTCGGTGAGAACAAGGTTGTGGTGGCCGGTGGAATGGAGAGCATGAGCATGGCGCCCTACACCCTGCCCTCGAAGTGGAGGTGGGGGGTGAAGTTCGCCTTCGCCGGGGAGAAGCTTGTGGATATAATGGTCCACGACGGTCTGACGGATCCTCACACTGGGCTTCTCATGGGGGAGGAGGCCGAGGAGACGGGGGAGAAGTGGGGCATAACTAGGGAGGAAGCTGACGAGTTCGCAGTTAGCAGTCACATGAAGGCGGCGGAAGCGACGGAGAAAGGATACTTCGCCAAGGAGATAGAGCCTGTGAGGAAGGGTGAAGAGGTGATCTTAGACAGGGATGAGGGCATAAGGCCGGACACAAGTCTAGAGAAGGTCGCTAGGCTGAAGCCCGTATTCAGACCCGACGGGACCATAACCGCCGCCAACGCCTCCCAGCTCAGCGATGGTGCTGCAGCCCTAGTGTTGGCTCACAGAGATGTGGTCGAGGAGAAGGGCCTCAAACCTATAGCTAGGATCCTTGGATTCGCTTCAGCGGGAGTGGAGCCGAGGGACTTCGTTGAGGCCCCTATTCCGGCTACCCAGAAGCTGCTCAGGAACCTCAACATGAGAGTAGATAACTTCGACCTTTACGAGCATAACGAGGCCTTCGCACTGGCCAGCCTCGTCGTGGCAAGGGGTCTGAACATACCGCTGGATAAGCTGAATGTGTTCGGTGGAGCCGTGGCCATAGGACATCCCTTGGGCGATAGTGGGGCCAGGATAGTAGTTACGCTGATAAACGCTCTGCAGATAAAGGGTGGAAGGAAGGGGCTAGCTACGATCTGCCATGGTGGTGGTGGAGGACAAAGCATAGCCATAGAGCTGGTGTGA
- a CDS encoding pyridoxal-5'-phosphate-dependent protein subunit beta, producing MKYRCISCGYTTSNFSTKCPKCGSPMEIVLDRREWSLDEEEPSIWRYRYLLPDPKRRVSLGEGLTPLRRIEGILVKDETRNPTGSYVDRGSSVLASCSDLPEELELDFSQDITVSISTYLLESGVKVRVRVDPSSVELTELLYLSNLDVDISFDGGGGRAYESPFMIEGFKTIAFEIYEAKGGADGLVIPAESGVLAYGVWKGFSELEELGLSGIPPIYLAYHGTVKTGLLETLESRGVRLVEVDAASALESLVQLARKGVYIKPVAAKAYSLAKELGSDVIAVLTGTGLRKWEHGVTARRLTELQARVLNVLREGGEMTAYQIWRRLDDVSLQGVYKALSKLVESGMVESRSAMMKRRKIRLYRVMESSR from the coding sequence ATGAAGTACAGATGTATCAGTTGCGGTTACACGACTTCGAACTTCTCCACTAAGTGCCCGAAATGCGGATCTCCGATGGAGATAGTCTTGGATCGGAGGGAATGGTCGCTGGACGAGGAGGAACCGTCCATATGGAGGTATAGATATCTACTTCCCGATCCCAAGAGGAGGGTTAGCTTGGGTGAGGGACTCACGCCCCTCAGGAGGATCGAGGGCATACTCGTGAAGGACGAAACTAGGAACCCCACAGGTTCGTACGTCGACAGGGGATCCTCTGTACTAGCCAGCTGCTCAGATCTACCTGAGGAGCTGGAGCTCGACTTCTCTCAGGACATAACGGTCTCCATCTCCACATACCTTCTCGAGTCTGGTGTGAAGGTCAGGGTCAGGGTGGATCCCAGCAGCGTGGAGCTAACGGAGCTGCTTTACCTCTCAAACTTGGATGTGGACATATCCTTCGATGGGGGCGGGGGAAGGGCGTACGAGAGTCCCTTCATGATAGAGGGCTTCAAAACTATAGCCTTCGAGATATACGAGGCAAAGGGAGGGGCTGATGGTCTAGTCATTCCAGCGGAGTCAGGAGTCTTGGCATACGGGGTATGGAAGGGATTCTCCGAGCTGGAGGAACTGGGTCTGTCTGGGATCCCCCCCATATACTTAGCTTACCACGGGACCGTCAAGACGGGACTCCTCGAGACCTTGGAGAGCAGGGGTGTGAGATTGGTTGAAGTGGATGCGGCAAGTGCACTAGAATCGCTGGTCCAGTTGGCGAGAAAGGGAGTGTACATCAAGCCAGTAGCTGCCAAGGCGTACTCCCTAGCCAAGGAGCTCGGGAGCGATGTGATAGCCGTACTCACAGGGACCGGCCTCAGGAAGTGGGAACACGGGGTGACTGCGAGGCGCCTCACCGAACTCCAAGCGAGAGTGCTGAATGTCCTCAGGGAGGGTGGTGAGATGACCGCGTACCAGATATGGAGGAGGTTGGATGATGTTTCACTCCAAGGCGTTTACAAGGCGCTCTCGAAGCTGGTCGAATCGGGTATGGTTGAGAGTAGGAGCGCGATGATGAAGCGGAGGAAGATAAGGCTATATAGGGTCATGGAATCCAGTCGTTGA
- a CDS encoding DMT family transporter produces MRVRGSAAGTIAILTVAALWGGTFTAMKSAFYSADPMPFLLTRFALALLILSLLYFIRGIRPKLSQIGMLAGLMVFLGFAFQMEGLTGISATKSAFITGLNAPLVPLFELIIFRRKPKARAVLAIFLGVLGLALLTEVVYGMPLATGDLLTLGCAVAWALQIVVVDRASKILSPDDVAFNEFLVTLVLALVSIPVLGEYSIPLDPVVVAAVLYSGILATVVAFYLQAWAQERISPESAALGLMAEPVFAYAFAWLLLGEFLSPLQLIGALLILVSIPLAS; encoded by the coding sequence ATGCGAGTCAGAGGTAGCGCGGCTGGCACAATAGCTATACTCACCGTGGCGGCCCTGTGGGGAGGGACCTTCACTGCCATGAAGTCAGCATTCTACTCGGCGGATCCCATGCCCTTCCTCCTTACTAGGTTCGCCTTGGCCCTCCTGATACTATCCCTTCTCTACTTCATCAGGGGAATAAGGCCGAAGCTCTCTCAGATAGGAATGCTAGCTGGTCTTATGGTGTTCCTAGGATTCGCCTTTCAAATGGAGGGCCTTACAGGGATCTCTGCCACAAAATCAGCATTTATCACTGGATTGAACGCTCCCCTCGTCCCTTTATTCGAGTTAATCATTTTTCGGAGGAAACCTAAGGCTAGAGCTGTCCTTGCAATATTCTTGGGGGTCTTGGGACTGGCCCTCTTGACGGAGGTCGTTTACGGAATGCCGCTCGCCACAGGCGACCTCTTAACACTTGGATGCGCTGTGGCGTGGGCCCTCCAGATAGTGGTAGTCGATAGAGCTTCAAAGATACTCTCACCGGATGATGTAGCCTTCAACGAGTTTCTCGTTACTCTTGTACTTGCTCTAGTGTCCATTCCGGTGCTGGGAGAATATAGCATACCATTAGATCCTGTGGTAGTCGCAGCAGTCCTATATTCTGGAATCTTGGCCACGGTGGTTGCGTTTTACCTCCAAGCATGGGCCCAAGAGAGGATCTCGCCCGAGTCAGCTGCCCTAGGCCTCATGGCTGAACCCGTATTCGCATACGCATTTGCCTGGCTCCTGCTGGGTGAGTTTCTATCCCCACTCCAGCTTATAGGAGCGTTGCTGATCCTCGTGTCGATACCTCTAGCCAGCTAG
- a CDS encoding 4Fe-4S dicluster domain-containing protein, with the protein MSKLFGLSIEDKLAATHFEVDDKPHIWIKDQEVCRECSEKPCQVACPAKLYQWDEETREMLYNYEGCLECGTCLLICPHDNVHWSYPSGGMGVVYRFG; encoded by the coding sequence ATGTCCAAGCTCTTTGGCCTCTCCATAGAGGATAAGCTGGCCGCGACTCACTTCGAGGTGGACGACAAGCCTCATATATGGATAAAGGACCAGGAGGTCTGCAGAGAATGTTCGGAAAAGCCCTGTCAGGTAGCCTGTCCGGCTAAACTGTATCAGTGGGACGAGGAGACTAGGGAGATGCTGTATAACTATGAGGGCTGCTTGGAGTGCGGTACATGCCTCCTGATATGCCCTCATGATAATGTTCACTGGAGCTACCCTTCGGGAGGGATGGGGGTAGTCTATAGATTCGGATAA
- a CDS encoding MoaD/ThiS family protein: MVRMRLYGWVAERFGWRERSLEFEGTLEDLLNGLNAELVEFISKGRVMVAVNHSLERDLSKRISGDDIIAILPTFSGG, encoded by the coding sequence ATGGTCAGGATGAGGCTCTACGGGTGGGTAGCCGAGAGGTTCGGATGGAGGGAGAGGTCCCTAGAGTTTGAGGGTACGTTAGAGGATCTACTCAATGGTCTGAACGCCGAACTCGTAGAGTTTATTTCGAAGGGTAGGGTTATGGTGGCGGTTAACCACTCACTAGAGAGGGATCTAAGCAAGAGGATATCGGGGGACGATATTATAGCGATACTACCCACATTTTCGGGTGGTTAG
- a CDS encoding molybdenum cofactor biosynthesis protein MoaE, whose protein sequence is MGRSGIVEGPIDEETEMRSVVEGRTEVGAIVTFRGVIRETSPHGRVKFLYYDFYPEMAGRALEEIRRKAVEKFGLVDATILHRVGEVPVGETALLVIAASEHREAAFEAARWMVDEVKRSAAIWKKEVFIGGEERWVEEG, encoded by the coding sequence ATGGGGAGATCCGGCATCGTTGAGGGACCCATAGACGAGGAGACCGAGATGAGATCAGTGGTTGAGGGCAGGACTGAGGTAGGGGCTATCGTGACGTTTAGGGGTGTGATACGGGAGACGTCTCCTCATGGAAGGGTGAAATTTCTCTACTACGATTTCTACCCTGAGATGGCCGGCAGGGCGTTGGAGGAGATAAGGAGGAAGGCTGTAGAGAAGTTCGGCTTAGTGGATGCCACCATCCTACATAGGGTGGGGGAGGTCCCGGTGGGTGAGACGGCCCTCCTCGTCATCGCTGCCTCGGAGCACAGGGAGGCTGCCTTTGAGGCCGCGAGGTGGATGGTAGACGAGGTGAAGAGGAGCGCCGCCATCTGGAAGAAGGAGGTTTTCATCGGGGGAGAGGAGCGCTGGGTGGAGGAGGGATAA
- a CDS encoding corrinoid protein, whose translation MDPRERLKESLVDLDEDSFFEALKDLLAGGEDPWDIILGPMSEAMDEIGKLYEEGEYFIAEMLVAADIFKKALKEMGIEESDSESSLGVVVIGTVKGDVHDIGKSLVATMLRASGFKVIDLGVDVDADRFIHAVREHDADIVAMSALLTTTRNYMKAVIDRLKEEGLRDRVKVLIGGLSTSKEFAEKIGADGWGKNAIEGVEVAKRLLGVPANGGSERETS comes from the coding sequence ATGGATCCTAGGGAGAGACTCAAGGAATCCTTAGTGGACTTGGATGAGGATTCCTTCTTCGAAGCGCTTAAGGACCTATTAGCTGGGGGAGAGGATCCTTGGGACATAATACTCGGTCCCATGAGCGAGGCCATGGATGAGATAGGAAAGCTCTACGAGGAGGGCGAATATTTCATAGCGGAGATGCTCGTGGCGGCTGATATATTTAAGAAAGCCCTCAAGGAGATGGGTATCGAGGAATCAGATAGCGAGTCTTCCTTGGGAGTAGTGGTCATAGGTACAGTGAAGGGAGATGTCCACGACATAGGGAAGAGCCTAGTCGCCACGATGCTGAGGGCCTCGGGTTTCAAGGTGATAGATCTGGGGGTTGACGTGGATGCTGACAGATTCATCCACGCAGTTAGGGAGCATGACGCAGATATAGTGGCAATGAGCGCCCTGCTAACGACTACTAGGAACTACATGAAGGCCGTGATAGATAGATTGAAGGAGGAGGGTCTCAGAGACAGAGTGAAGGTGTTGATAGGAGGCCTGTCCACATCTAAGGAGTTTGCTGAGAAGATAGGAGCCGATGGATGGGGTAAAAACGCCATAGAAGGAGTAGAAGTAGCTAAGAGGCTTCTCGGCGTGCCAGCTAATGGAGGAAGTGAACGAGAAACGAGTTAA
- a CDS encoding FAD-dependent monooxygenase, with translation MAELADFDVIVVGAGPAGSVASYLLAKRGYTVLTVERGKRPGAKNMFGGRLYSWSLERIFPEFWKEAPVEREVTKEVLGFLHGDRGVEIRLCTKPEGRSFTLLRAKFDQWLAEKAEDAGAEVISGFKVEEPLIRDGRVVGIVAEGDEEMGAEVVIAADGALSFMAEKAGLRPKLSKEDFAVGAKEVIELPKEVIEDRFGLSQEEGAAQLYVGDLTEGVIGGGFIYTNKESVSLGVVMRIGSLASKVSEVSTAMWEITEKFKSHPMIRRYLEGGKLVEYSAHIIPETQFMRGVKLYTDGMVVVGDAAGFCINYGVTVRGMDFAIESARAAAEAVHHALESGDTSARSLSRYQEILSKGMLREFETAKKAVDLMEDERLYSSIPRMAVKTLEHLFLVDGKPKENLYSFLRKELSDEGISLLSALLLGWKALRSM, from the coding sequence GTGGCTGAGTTGGCGGACTTCGACGTCATAGTGGTGGGCGCGGGACCAGCTGGTTCCGTCGCCTCCTACCTCCTAGCGAAGAGAGGGTACACCGTATTGACTGTGGAGAGGGGGAAGAGGCCTGGAGCAAAGAACATGTTCGGGGGACGGCTCTACTCTTGGTCGTTAGAGAGGATCTTCCCAGAATTTTGGAAGGAGGCTCCTGTAGAGAGGGAGGTAACAAAGGAGGTCTTAGGGTTCCTCCATGGCGATAGGGGGGTGGAGATAAGGCTATGCACCAAGCCCGAGGGGAGGAGCTTCACCCTACTCAGGGCCAAGTTCGACCAGTGGCTGGCCGAAAAAGCGGAGGACGCCGGGGCAGAGGTGATATCCGGATTCAAGGTGGAGGAGCCCCTCATCAGGGACGGTCGAGTGGTCGGGATAGTGGCAGAGGGCGACGAGGAGATGGGGGCTGAGGTCGTGATAGCAGCTGATGGTGCCCTGAGCTTCATGGCGGAGAAGGCCGGTCTCAGGCCGAAACTATCCAAGGAGGACTTTGCCGTCGGTGCTAAGGAGGTTATAGAACTACCCAAGGAGGTTATAGAGGATAGGTTCGGTCTCTCCCAAGAAGAAGGTGCGGCTCAGCTCTACGTGGGAGACCTGACCGAGGGAGTGATCGGCGGAGGATTCATCTACACCAACAAGGAAAGCGTCTCCCTCGGTGTGGTGATGAGGATAGGTTCCTTAGCCTCCAAGGTCTCCGAGGTATCCACTGCCATGTGGGAGATCACGGAGAAGTTTAAGTCGCACCCCATGATCAGGAGATACTTGGAAGGGGGGAAGCTCGTGGAGTACTCTGCCCACATAATACCCGAGACTCAGTTCATGAGGGGCGTCAAGCTCTATACCGATGGGATGGTCGTCGTCGGCGATGCCGCTGGCTTCTGCATTAACTACGGGGTGACAGTCAGAGGGATGGACTTCGCCATCGAGAGCGCCAGAGCCGCGGCGGAGGCGGTGCATCACGCCCTAGAGAGTGGGGATACCTCGGCAAGATCCCTGAGCAGGTATCAGGAGATCCTGTCGAAGGGAATGCTAAGGGAGTTCGAGACCGCCAAGAAGGCGGTCGATCTAATGGAGGACGAAAGGCTTTACTCCTCCATACCGAGGATGGCGGTGAAAACTCTGGAACATCTCTTCTTGGTTGATGGTAAGCCTAAGGAGAACCTTTACTCCTTCCTGAGGAAGGAGCTGTCCGATGAGGGGATATCCCTTCTGTCTGCCTTGCTGCTGGGGTGGAAGGCCCTGAGAAGTATGTGA
- a CDS encoding electron transfer flavoprotein subunit alpha/FixB family protein, whose protein sequence is MKVLAFSHSMDLALELISAGRELGDVSLLMTSDQEGRINEVKGAKEILLCKGMGSGDQEGLVELISGLADDYEIVLLASDRRGRELVGQVAHRLGGSSAVDVSSLSVEDGKLVVERMTFGGKAIAVEELGLPAVISVQKGKFKPPEEGEPSVREISAPSVERRIEIIERKEKPKVGVPLDKAEIVVAVGRGFRKKEDLKLAYELADVLGGVVGATRPLAADLKWMEEEVWIGISGVRIAPKLLIVVGASGQQQFAAGIMDSKVVVAVNTDSKAPIFEQADYGVVMDLYEFLPVLTRKLKEIKGG, encoded by the coding sequence ATGAAAGTCCTAGCGTTCTCTCATTCCATGGATCTGGCCCTCGAACTCATATCAGCCGGTAGGGAGCTGGGAGATGTATCCCTTCTCATGACCTCCGATCAGGAGGGCAGGATCAATGAGGTTAAGGGAGCCAAAGAAATCCTGCTCTGCAAGGGAATGGGTAGTGGAGATCAGGAGGGGTTGGTCGAGCTGATAAGCGGGCTTGCGGATGATTACGAGATCGTGCTCCTAGCCAGTGATAGGAGGGGCAGGGAGCTGGTGGGTCAGGTGGCCCACAGGCTGGGAGGCTCCTCGGCGGTAGATGTCTCCTCCCTGTCCGTGGAGGACGGGAAGCTCGTAGTCGAAAGGATGACCTTCGGTGGGAAGGCCATAGCCGTGGAGGAGCTGGGTCTTCCCGCCGTGATATCAGTCCAGAAGGGTAAGTTCAAGCCTCCAGAGGAGGGTGAGCCCTCAGTAAGGGAGATCAGTGCTCCCTCAGTGGAGAGGAGAATTGAGATCATCGAGAGGAAGGAGAAGCCTAAAGTCGGTGTCCCCCTCGACAAGGCGGAGATCGTCGTAGCTGTAGGTAGGGGATTCAGGAAGAAGGAGGACCTTAAATTAGCTTACGAGCTGGCTGATGTGCTGGGAGGGGTGGTGGGCGCCACTAGACCCCTAGCCGCGGACCTGAAGTGGATGGAGGAGGAAGTCTGGATAGGGATAAGCGGCGTCCGGATAGCTCCTAAGCTCCTGATAGTGGTCGGGGCGTCAGGCCAGCAGCAGTTTGCCGCCGGTATAATGGATTCCAAGGTCGTAGTCGCGGTTAACACGGACTCCAAGGCGCCCATATTCGAACAGGCTGATTATGGGGTCGTCATGGATCTGTACGAGTTCCTCCCCGTCCTCACGAGAAAGTTGAAGGAGATTAAGGGTGGCTGA
- a CDS encoding acyl-CoA dehydrogenase family protein, with translation MVDFGFTEEEEVFRETLRELLSEVLAPKAREIDTKCRIPDEVIKTLAENGILLLTVKPEYGGQGASWVMGTIATEELARADPSVATAVFHLVEASWGKIVERYANPELAKEVLSRAAKGEGFVGINSTEPQSGSDVAGFKTLAKKEDGYWVLNGEKTFISGIVEAKELDGGYVTLVKTKPEAGSRGMSIVWLPINLPGIETGLFEDMGRCGISTGWMRLNNVKIPEDYIIGEVNEGFGIAMEGFNRARVFVAAGCTGSAMGMFDYTKDYVKNRVVFNRSLASFEGIQFPLVDYYSKLEATRLVIYKAAWMIDQFDQGNVTLKEAGLWAAMAKLLAPELSVDAIKEFMKATGAYGYTKDTPLEMALRGVMSYYVGAEGGQNIMRLIVGRFLFGKEHLPYKK, from the coding sequence TTGGTCGATTTCGGATTCACTGAGGAAGAAGAGGTATTTAGGGAGACTCTTAGGGAACTTCTCTCCGAGGTACTGGCTCCTAAGGCTAGGGAAATAGACACGAAGTGTAGGATTCCTGATGAGGTGATAAAGACCCTCGCGGAGAATGGCATTCTCCTCTTGACGGTCAAGCCAGAATACGGTGGTCAGGGAGCTAGCTGGGTTATGGGAACCATAGCTACTGAGGAACTGGCCCGAGCCGATCCCAGCGTGGCCACAGCCGTGTTCCACTTGGTGGAGGCCTCTTGGGGGAAGATCGTCGAGAGATACGCGAATCCCGAGCTGGCTAAGGAGGTCTTGAGCAGAGCTGCTAAGGGAGAGGGGTTCGTGGGTATAAACTCCACCGAGCCTCAGAGCGGCAGCGATGTGGCTGGGTTCAAGACGTTGGCCAAGAAGGAGGACGGTTACTGGGTACTCAACGGCGAGAAGACATTCATAAGCGGAATAGTGGAGGCCAAGGAGCTAGACGGAGGCTACGTTACCCTCGTAAAGACCAAGCCAGAGGCCGGATCTAGGGGAATGAGTATAGTCTGGCTACCGATAAATCTGCCCGGAATAGAGACTGGCCTCTTCGAGGATATGGGCAGATGCGGTATAAGCACGGGATGGATGAGACTGAACAACGTCAAGATACCTGAGGATTACATAATAGGGGAGGTCAACGAGGGCTTCGGCATAGCTATGGAGGGATTCAACAGAGCGAGGGTCTTTGTAGCCGCAGGATGCACCGGGTCTGCAATGGGCATGTTCGATTACACAAAGGACTATGTGAAGAACAGGGTAGTGTTCAACAGGTCCCTAGCATCCTTTGAGGGAATACAGTTCCCACTAGTGGACTATTACTCGAAGCTAGAGGCCACTAGACTCGTCATATATAAGGCCGCGTGGATGATAGATCAATTCGACCAAGGCAATGTAACCCTTAAGGAGGCTGGGCTCTGGGCGGCCATGGCCAAGCTGCTGGCTCCAGAGCTTTCCGTTGATGCTATAAAGGAGTTCATGAAGGCCACTGGAGCTTACGGCTACACCAAGGACACACCGCTCGAGATGGCCTTGAGAGGAGTAATGAGCTACTACGTGGGAGCGGAAGGCGGCCAGAACATAATGAGGCTGATAGTTGGAAGGTTCCTATTCGGAAAGGAGCATCTTCCGTACAAGAAGTGA